A region from the Trueperaceae bacterium genome encodes:
- a CDS encoding GNAT family N-acetyltransferase gives MHGVSSGAPFAIRPARPDDAPALAALMEGIYAEHRWFVGDVGPTAGELRRKLRALDATRLWFGVAVAPPGADDEALLGWLEARRYALPRLAHVASLTLAVAPAARRRGVGRALLRAVEPWARRVGVAKLRLDVRASNAAALALYAAEGYAEEGRERRQIRDADGEDDNVILAKFLASGGGAGGSESARS, from the coding sequence GTGCATGGCGTGAGCTCCGGAGCCCCCTTCGCGATCCGTCCCGCCCGGCCGGACGACGCGCCGGCGTTGGCGGCGTTGATGGAGGGCATCTACGCCGAGCACCGCTGGTTCGTCGGCGACGTCGGGCCGACGGCGGGCGAACTGCGCCGCAAGCTGCGGGCGCTCGACGCGACCCGCCTCTGGTTCGGGGTGGCGGTCGCGCCGCCCGGCGCGGACGACGAGGCGCTGCTCGGGTGGCTCGAGGCCCGCCGGTACGCGCTCCCGCGCTTGGCGCACGTCGCCAGCCTCACCCTGGCGGTGGCGCCCGCCGCGCGCCGCCGGGGCGTGGGGCGCGCCCTGTTGCGGGCGGTGGAGCCGTGGGCCCGGCGGGTCGGGGTGGCGAAGCTGCGGCTGGACGTCCGCGCCTCGAACGCCGCCGCCCTCGCGCTGTATGCGGCGGAGGGCTACGCCGAGGAGGGCCGGGAGCGGCGCCAGATCCGCGACGCGGACGGCGAGGACGACAACGTCATCCTGGCGAAGTTCCTGGCGTCGGGAGGGGGTGCGGGGGGATCTGAAAGCGCTCGCTCATAG